AGCATTTTGTGTCGGTTCCCATGCGGCCAGACGGTCGCGGCGGGAATCCGGTCGCGGGGAATTCAGTCGGTAGCATCTATAGGCGCATGACTCCCGCCACCGTCGCCACCAAGACCCAGGAGCCGGCGCCCGGCGGCGTTCTGCCCGCGCTGGCGCAGCATCCGGCCGTGCGCGGCGCGATCGACCAGATCGTGAATCAACTGAAGTTGTCGTCGCAGGATCTGACCGGCGCCAAGCCCGCCACCCAGGCGGGGCGCGAGACGCTCAACGGCTGGCTGGAGCGGGCCAAACTGGTGCGGGCCCGCGGCGGCTACTACCCCTACATCGGCAGCGGCCGCGGGCGCGGCGCGCTGGTGGAGCTGCTCGATGGCAGCGTGAAGTGGGACATGATCAACGGCATCGGAGTGAACATGTTCGGCCACTCCGATCCCGGGGTGACCCGCGCCTGTCTGGAAGCCGCAATGGCCGACGTGGTGCTTGAGGGAAACCTGCAATTCAACGCCGATAGCGTGGCGTTCGCGGAATTCCTGACCAAGGAAGCGGGGCGAGCCAGCGCCCTGCAGTATTGTTTCGTCACCAACTCCGGCTGCATGGCCAACGAGGCGGCACTGAAGATCTGCCAGCAGAAGCGCCAGGGCGCGCCGCGGGTCATCGCATTCAACGACTGTTTCATGGGTCGCAGCGTGGCGATGAGCCAGATCGGCGACGAGCCCGCCTACCGGCAGGGGCTGGCGCAAAACATTCTCGTGGACTACATCCCGTTCTACGATCCCGACCTCGGTGCGACCAGCACCGAGGCGTCGCTGGCGAAACTGGAGGAGTGCCTTCGCCGCTATCCGGGTCAGCACTCCTGCTTCGTCTTTGAATTGATCCAGGGCGAGGGCGGATTCAACGTCGCGCCGCGCGAGTTCTTCACCACGCTGATGAAGGCCTGCAAGGCGGCGGGCGTGCCGGTGTGGGATGACGAGGTGCAAACCTTCGGGCGCACGCAAAGCATGTTTGCCTTTGAAGCCCTGGGATTGGGCGAGCTCATCGACGTGGCCACCATCGGCAAGATCAGCCAGGCCTGCGCCTGCCTCTACACCTCCGACATGAATCCCAAACCGGGGCTTCTCAGCGGAACCTTCAGCGCCAGCGCCACATCGTTCCATGCGGGGCTTTCCATGTTGACGCGCCTTCGGGATGGCGGCTTCTACGGACCGGAGGGTCGGATCGCCAAGCTGCACGCCGCGTTCCGGGCCAAGGCCGATGATCTGGTGAAGCGCCGCGGCGAGTTCTTTCCGCCGGTGAAGAAATCGCATGGCCTCGAGAGCCGCAGCCATGTCGGCGGCGCGGGCGGCATGATGCGCTTGACGCCCTTCGGCGGGGACAAGGAGAAGATCACCAAGCTGCTGCAGAATCTCTTCGAGGATGGCGTGATCGCCTTCCTCTGCGGCCACGGGCCCTTCCATCTGCGTTTTCTTCCGCCGATCGGCGTGATGGAGCCCGCGGAGTTCGGTCCCGTCTTCGAGATCCTGGAAAAGTCGCTGGAGCGGACCACGTAGATGTTCGTCATTCGCCAGGCGACCCTCGAGGATCTTCCGACGCTGCTCAAGCTGGCGAAGATGGTCCATTTCCTGAACCTGCCGGCAGACCGCGACATCATCGCGACCAAGATCAGCCGCAGCCGCCTGAGCTTCGCGGACCGGCAGACGGACACGCGCCACCGGCAGTTCATGTTCGTGCTGGAGGACGCCGAAACCGGCAACGTGATCGGCACCAGCGCCGTGATCGCCTGCATCAGCTGGAAGGGCTGGCCGCATGTCTTCCTTGAGGTCCGCAAGCGGCACTTCTACTCCAACGACCTGCAGCAGGGGCAGAGCCATGTCACGCTCGAGTTCGGCACCGACGAGAGCGGCCCGAGCGAGGTCGGCGGACTGATCCTCGCCCCGGGCTACCGCGGGCACGCCGAGAAGCTTGGCTCGCTGCTCTCGCTGATCCGCTTCCACTTCATCGGTCTGCACAAGAAGTGGTTCGCACCGCGCATCCTCGCCGAGATGATGGGGCCGGTGACGCCGGACAGCCGCACGCTGCTCTGGGAGTACCTCGGCCGGCGCTTCATCAACCTCTCCTACCAGGAGGCGGATCTTTTCTGCCAGCACTCCAAGGAGTTCATGACCAACCTCTGGCCGCGCGGCGAGATCTTCGCCAGCATTCTGCCGCCCGACGCGCGGGCGCTGATCGGCAAGGTGGGCGAGGAGACGCTGGCGGCCAAAGCGATGCTCGACCGCCAGGGTTTTCAGGTCACCACGCATGTGGATCCCTTCGACGGCGGGCCCTACCTGGAGGCCGACCGCGACT
This portion of the Planctomycetota bacterium genome encodes:
- a CDS encoding arginine N-succinyltransferase; amino-acid sequence: MFVIRQATLEDLPTLLKLAKMVHFLNLPADRDIIATKISRSRLSFADRQTDTRHRQFMFVLEDAETGNVIGTSAVIACISWKGWPHVFLEVRKRHFYSNDLQQGQSHVTLEFGTDESGPSEVGGLILAPGYRGHAEKLGSLLSLIRFHFIGLHKKWFAPRILAEMMGPVTPDSRTLLWEYLGRRFINLSYQEADLFCQHSKEFMTNLWPRGEIFASILPPDARALIGKVGEETLAAKAMLDRQGFQVTTHVDPFDGGPYLEADRDSIPMVRQTKELKLTALSKREAGVLAFVSHSSKEHGFRAVRTLCQIRNGGVEISREAAEAIHAREGAKVGVSLHAERSPKAGVAKKSSARTTTVKRRKTSRAK
- a CDS encoding aminotransferase class III-fold pyridoxal phosphate-dependent enzyme yields the protein MYDVIGDVHGHAEELEALLDHLGYERKSGVYRHSDRVAVFLGDWIDRGPGIRRTLEIVRSMVEAGTAKAVIGNHELNALAWATPRTPQQTQDDSQNWCRAHTEKNRRIHSQTLAQIPPAEFVEWLNWFRTLPWWLDLGELRCVHACWDARGMRVLREAFGNDWTTTDEVIRAVHARGSPQETAMECILKGPEVDLPAGVTLADPEGFARKVMRTRWFGEGGARTYADLAFPLRSGVPVDPLPQEIIRDAFHYGAKEPPVIVGHYWIPGTAPAQPLAPNVACVDYSVARGGRLMAYRWKGEPILKAEHFVSVPMRPDGRGGNPVAGNSVGSIYRRMTPATVATKTQEPAPGGVLPALAQHPAVRGAIDQIVNQLKLSSQDLTGAKPATQAGRETLNGWLERAKLVRARGGYYPYIGSGRGRGALVELLDGSVKWDMINGIGVNMFGHSDPGVTRACLEAAMADVVLEGNLQFNADSVAFAEFLTKEAGRASALQYCFVTNSGCMANEAALKICQQKRQGAPRVIAFNDCFMGRSVAMSQIGDEPAYRQGLAQNILVDYIPFYDPDLGATSTEASLAKLEECLRRYPGQHSCFVFELIQGEGGFNVAPREFFTTLMKACKAAGVPVWDDEVQTFGRTQSMFAFEALGLGELIDVATIGKISQACACLYTSDMNPKPGLLSGTFSASATSFHAGLSMLTRLRDGGFYGPEGRIAKLHAAFRAKADDLVKRRGEFFPPVKKSHGLESRSHVGGAGGMMRLTPFGGDKEKITKLLQNLFEDGVIAFLCGHGPFHLRFLPPIGVMEPAEFGPVFEILEKSLERTT